GTATTCCGaatgaaataacaattttgaatAGATACAGTTATTTGTTCTAAAGAATCTGCTGTTCAAAAACTTACAATAATTTGTAGCTATTAATCTATTCAGAGgcactttaacattttttttattttttaatcctaCTCCTTGCATAGTGTGATTCAagctgaatatatattttttttaatttctagaatttatgttttataacatcagGTAgatgaaatttcaaatatagatttttatgatCTTATTTTAGTTAGTGTCGCAAAAGTTGATcgttaattattgaaattaacaaatatgtataattttacattaacaaaaaaaaaaaattaagttacaatttttttatatgccgcatgttaatatttcttttattataatggccAAATTTCTGGCATGTAGAGAGCTTTCCATTTCATAAATACgcacaatttaatttttcaattacatcTCCATTGCTTTTCAGaaactcaaataaaacataagaatTGTAAGACGAATCAAGTGAATAGTGGTAGGTGGTAGAAATCGTAGCCCCTCTGTCCCCTAGCGGCAAGCCATATGTATACTACGTGGTAGGCTCCCGGGACAAAGCAAATCATACCAGCTACAAAGAAAACTGCACCCTGTAATCCATTCTCCGGCTCTGCAACCGCGAAAGTTCCCATACCAAGTAATCCCACACCGACTACGAGGAGTATGACCGCTGCGCAGACCGTCTTCCAATTCTCTCTCACTTTAGGATGGTTCCAGCAGTAGAGAGACTGGGTCGCTTCCACGTACTCGTGGATGAGGGAGTCCGAATCCCTGGACGTCGTATCTTCCGTACATTTGTAGGTTTTACTGAAAGTTAATATTAcaggttatataaaaaatgtacttcGGTGCTCGCAAATTCACATGATTCTATTAAGCAAGATAATCTTATTATACATACGTAATGCTTTTATCGGGATCAACAGTGCGAGCTTCGTTAtggcattttataatttgtttggtTTTATTGCAACagctagaatatttttttttataattatataaatgacaaatatttttagggCATACATAGAACTTGGTatacaatagaaaaatttGTATGCAGATGTGCTTTCAAGAGTTAGCGTGAGCACGAGAAATATTGATAGTAATCTATCTTAATCAGTTGTATTGTTACGTGGACCATAAATAACGATTGTTTGTTCGTTTtggaacaaaatttaaagcgTCCGCGGCTAATAATactaagacaaaaataaattcactcTACATGAAATAGTCTTACGgcgaaatagttattttatgttcacTTCTCTAATATATGGATATCAAATGAAAAGTTCAGATAATATACATAGACAGAAATACTACAGTTCAATAAGAACAACATATATTAATCATACAAAGACTAATcgattattagaaaaaaaatagatccataatacataaatattctcaataaaataagacCTTGATTAAAGCCctgatagaataaaaaatctcaTCAGAAACTCGACGTTGTGTAcctaattatgaaaaatgaaagaattagtttctattttgttaagtaggtcaataaaaatatccacaCTTTGTAGGCAAGGTAGACTTATCCAATGACCGGTCATTTATGTGGTGCtagatttagaaaaaaaaaaagtttacatctattttctttaaggcttcat
This Danaus plexippus chromosome Z, MEX_DaPlex, whole genome shotgun sequence DNA region includes the following protein-coding sequences:
- the LOC116777809 gene encoding transmembrane protein 134 isoform X2 — protein: MTRPFGNSDKRFSIDDAFEEETDEAIKVYGATGDRSPLQNKFKNGGDYLSSKTYKCTEDTTSRDSDSLIHEYVEATQSLYCWNHPKVRENWKTVCAAVILLVVGVGLLGMGTFAVAEPENGLQGAVFFVAGMICFVPGAYHVVYIWLAARGQRGYDFYHLPLFT
- the LOC116777809 gene encoding transmembrane protein 134 isoform X1, yielding MTRPFGNSDKRFSIDDAFEEETDEAIKVYGATGDRSPLQNKFKNGGDYLSSCCNKTKQIIKCHNEARTVDPDKSITKTYKCTEDTTSRDSDSLIHEYVEATQSLYCWNHPKVRENWKTVCAAVILLVVGVGLLGMGTFAVAEPENGLQGAVFFVAGMICFVPGAYHVVYIWLAARGQRGYDFYHLPLFT